TGGACTGTGAAAACCCAAAACTTCACCCTCCGAGTTCCAGACTATGGACCCACTAGATTTCCTCAGCCTCAGTCCCTGCCTTCATCCAATCTGGGGTGCTTGCCCCTTGTCACCAGGCAGTGGGCTGGGCGTGAAGACTGAGTCAGGAGGGTGGCGCACCTTCTGTCCTCCAACCGCTTACAGGGTCTGGTCTCCCCAAACCCGCAGGCAGCATGTTGGTCTCTGTTCCAGCCGTTCCCCCTGCAGTCTCTCTCCTAAAGTCCTCACTGGGTGGAAGGTGACTTGGAACCTCCACTGGGTCCTcactcacgggcccagcatgGTGTTGCCCTCTCGCCTTCACTGTTCCCAGGACTCTGGGGCCTGGTGAATAATGCCGGCATTTGCACTCCCATGGCACCCAATGAGTGGCTGACCAAACAGGACTTCGTAAAGATGCTCGACGTGAACCTGTTGGGGATGATCGAGGTGACCCTGAGTCTGCTGCCCCTAGTGCGGAAGGCGAGGGGCCGTGTGGTCAACGTCTCCAGCGTCATGGGCCGCGTGTCCCTCTTTGGTGGGGGCTACTGCATGTCCAAGTACGGCGTGGAGGCCTTCTCAGACTCCCTCAGGTAATGGCCTGGAATGGAGGCCCTTCCTCTGTCCTCCTGCTTTATGCTTCTGGGGGTGCCTTCTACAggggttttctttctttagagACCTAATGGCCCTTCCTTCTAGATCCCTCTCTCTTGCTCTGTGTAGGTCTTTCACTGGGAAGCACCCTTTTATCTTTTGGGTGTCCAGGTGGGTGTGAGGCCTAATATGATGCAACATATTCCTGCCTTGCGTGAGGGTCCACAGTCACCAAAGTGTCGGAGGCAGAACTGGACCTGATATTATTTGTCTGTGCAGCCCTTCCATGTGCTCAGCTGCTGCGGTATTTAGGTTTTGGGAGCCCTGTGGGGAGTGTACCCCATGAAGCCATTAATCCCGGGAGCTACTTAATCAAATCAGTGGGGAGACTCCACGGGCTGCAGGGAGAGGGTGGCTCTGATGTGGGGGATCTGATACCGTGGGCAGAGAGATGCTCCCTAGAGGACAGGTGGCCAGGGGGTTAGCAGagtaggagaggggagagaggggactGGGGAGTATGGGAAAGATAAAACGTGCAAAGTGTGGTGATTGATTGGAGGGATGAGGAATAGGAGGAGATAACATTTAAAGGATGCCTTGTAGCACAACTGGTAGGATTTAGAGCTGATAGGCACAGGTATGTAAAGTAATTGGAAAAATATTCACACTCTATACAGAAGCAATACCATCATCCTGAGTTTTCTCCCCCTGGCTTCTGTACCTCACAACCTCTGAGAAATTCCAGCGTATCCTACCCCGATCCTATGTTGGTGTCTTACTGttctttcatgttttgttttgcaagAGGACCTCTGAAGTCCTTGCCCCTCGGCCTGTCTCCCTTGCAGGAGGGAGCTCTCCTACTTCGGAGTGAAGGTGGCGATGATTGAGCCTGGTTACTTCATGACCAATATGACCAGCCCTGAGGTGTTTAATGGAAGCCTCCAGGCATCATGGGATCAGGCCAGCCCAGAGATCAAGGAACTCTATGGAGAGAAGTTCGTGGCTGACTGTGAGTGAGACCTTGGGGAGAGAAGCAAACCCTTGTCTGGTAGCCTGGGTCCATCATTAGCACCTCCTCCAGTCTCAGGTCCATCCTCCAGGCTCTGAGTCCCCCACATAGCGGGGACATGAACTCCATCCCCAGGGTCCTGTGTGGTCAATTGGTGACCCAAGGAAAGGATTCAGGCTTGATAGACCTGGGGACCAGTTTCTCTTCCGAAACTCTTTTAATTTgggaaggaaactgaagccagagaGGGAAGACACCCGTGGAATCACGGTAAGCTGGTGTTAGAACCAGCTTTCTTCAGGTGCCTCAATTTCTAGTGTTTGCAAAGACCTCCGGTTTATGTAGTGCACATATTCCCAGGAATAGATCCAGAGGTGGCTTGGTGTGGATAGAGATCCTGGGGTAAGTGTTAGGACACACTCCAATGAAATCCATGGATTTGATTTAGAGTATGATTTTGGAAGAGAAAGGACTTTTTAGAAACTGTCATGTTGATCTGAAAGTGGGAGCATTGGGAAATGAGAATATTTTGGATGGTGTCTCCTTCTGGACAGTCATGAAGACATCTAATTTATTGACGCCATCATGGTCCGGGAATCTGTCCTTGATGACCAACTGCATGGAGCATGCCCTGACCTCCTGCCACCCCCGCACCCGGTACTCCGCTGGCTGGGACGCCAAGTTCTTCTACCTCCCCGTGAGCTACATGCCCACCTTCCTGGTGGATCTCATGATGTACTGGGGTGCCCCACGGCCTGCTAAGGCCCTGTAACCCAAGACTGGGGTGCATGGTGGGGGCAGTTGGGGATAGTGTGGGGAGGGGATGCATCAGGGAGAGGGAAATAGAGTGGCGAAAGGGGTTCTCATGTCACCGGGGACACCCATCCCACCTCAGTCCCCAGGCTTCTCTTGGGACATTACTTAGTTCTCTGGGGATattaggaagaaaggaacaagtcTTATGGCCGAGGAACAGGGCTCATTATCTCACATCTGTGTCCTGTTCCTTGAGTGGCCTCTCAGTGCCTTATGACCCACATGCAGCTGTGAAAAACCCTCGCTTTGGGGAGGGTGTGAGCAGCTGGGAGTTTTCAGTCCCCCCTGCTCTGCCTCTGTCCACCTGTTGATGTATCTTTCCCATGTCcagtctccctctcccccaggatAGAAATGGACAGGGGAGATAAAGGCCCCTCTTGCCTGAGGGTATGTGTTGACAGTGGAGGGTAACCACCAGCCTGACTCACGAGCCTAGGTGCCAACTCAGTAGACCTTGGCTGGAATGCGATCCTGTCAGAGAACAAACAAACCGGGTTTTGATCTATCTTGGAAACAAGAATTTCcattgattattttttccttaaaattatagttgaaaagttcacCTGCTTGAGCTTCATGCTTAATCTGAAGACTcctgtttttcaaattattatttatacacgtaaacactcacatacacacacagacaccgaGCCAGTCACACCAAACAAACTGAAATCAAATAAAGCATCATTGATTCACTTTATGCCTTGGGGGTATGTGTTCAGGAGGTTTGGACTCAGCCCCAGGAATCCTCTCCAGAATGTCAGAGAGCTTGTGAGATTGCAAAGCCCTGGTCCTCCTTGCTGGTCTTACAGGGGGGTGCAGGGCTGCACTGAGTTGGGTTCCATGGCCCACAGTGTGGACTGTGACACAAGGACCCCTATTTAGACAAGGCGGAGCAACAAAAGCGCTGAAAAAAGAAGTGCAATGCACACCATCCCACGTCCTTACCCTAGACCTTCCGTAGATCCCTATTCCTCCTCCTTCCAGGCTGCCTTTCTTAGGGAGGGAACCAGGTCTGGTCTGATGGACGTGTGAAGGGGCTGGAACCCACGCCATGAGGGTCCATGCGGCTGTCACAAGGAAGTTTCCCTAATCCTCCCCTTGGCTGTCCCGGTGGTTTTTGACAAAGGATCAGTGATTCCCCGCTGAAAATCTCATCTCCTCCAAGTATCAGATATTCAGCGCCGGAGGCGGGATTTGTCTCTCCATTTTGGGAGCTCACTCCAGAAGGGGGACTGCATACCTGTAGGGCTGGAAAAGAGCTTGCACAATTAGCCCTCACTCCTGGCACCTTCTAGCCCCCTTTGGTTACCTACGCCTCTCCCCACTTCAGGGGACCCAACCTGAGATGAGAAGAGGGGATGGTGTGGGACACCCTGTCTTTGACAGTGGTCCTACTGAGACTGGGCAGAGAGACACCTAGTGGTGGCAGCCCCTGCTCCAGCACAAGCAGGCTCACAGGTGCGGCCTCAGAATCTGGGCCAGCTGCAACTCCCTGGACCGTAGATGCAGAGATCTTGGTCAGTGAGTCTCCCTGACAGGGTCGCCTCTGAAAGATCTTCTTCTGGCCCCCGCAGCTCCCAGGTGAGTGAGTGTCACCCCAGGCTCCTTTCTCTTACTGCTCTCTCCTGACCTTCCTGTGGTTGTTCCCACCTGGAATGTAGTCTGAAACAGCTGAGACTCCCGCGAGCAGTCATATTACTTTCAGGGTTCACAAGAGGGAAGCAAATGGCCTGAGGGCTGGGACGTGTCTGCTGCATGGCCCCTTGGGAGTTTATGGTTGAAGGAATTCGTggtcactgagaaaaaaaaatctcctgtttCTTCCAAGTAAAGAAACCAAACCTTCTCCCATAGCAGGGTTTTTGTTTGCCTAGGATTTGCATGCCGCCCCGGCTTCTTGACACCGTTTCCACACAGTTTCCAGGGCACCATCCTTCATCCTTGCCTTCTTCGTCCTCACCCTTTGGGAAGCCCACGTAGGAGGGTCCTGGTGGTCACGCAGGAAGCAGGCACAGGCTGGTTTCTGCAAGACGGGCCTTTCTATTACTGCTGCCAACTCCCACCTGAGGGACAAACACTTTCAGGACTACAGTCACCTCCCTGCACTTGACAGTTACCAAAAAAAGGCTGAATCTGTGCCCCTGTCTGTCTTTGTTGGCTGCTGGGGTGGGTTCCAGGGGCATTTGAGCCTCTGTTTGCTTGGGGaagcctctccttccctcccagtgCCTCTCGTATTTCCTTACTTACCAGTCGGAGCTGTAGTAAATGTGGACGGTCAGGGGATGCCCAGCACACTGAACCAGGCTCCTTCTGTCCCTGCCCCACTCACCAGCTCTGTACCCCTGATGGGTCCACCCCCGTTACTGAATGTGAAAGTCCCTGCATGCACAGCTGTTCTGGGGTCCAGCCTCTGGTCCTTTCTTTAATCTCCTGAGGGGGcagctccctcctcttctccatcatcaccctgatacaactGACCTGATTCTTTCCAATTATTGGGCTTTACAGCCCACGCTGCCTGGGGGGAGGTTCGCACAGCCCATCCCATGATCCCCGTTCAAGTCAGTCTTTTCTCAGTGTCTGAATGGTCTGGATTCGGGGTGTGGTGCCGGGCAGGGCAGGGCCTCACTCAGCacaggaggggcagagggcaaTGTAGCCGGGCACCCAGGGCTGTGGGCAGGGCATCTTCACAGAGTGAAAGGGGAGCAACGGTTAGACCAGCTTTGTGTGAGTCCTTCCAACAACTGGCCCGGCATCTGGGAGACGTCTCACCATTGCGTGTGTCGCCCCCATCCCCTTCTTGTCCCCTCTCCTTGCCTCTGAGATCAGACACCCCCGCTGTTCTCCTGAACACCTTTCTGGCCCGGGGAACCTCTTCATCAGGAGAGACCTTATTCTCGTTTGCCTTCCCCTTCTAATCCTAGAGAAGCTGAGAGAGACTTAGTCTTTCAGGAGTGAATTCTGGGAGCTGAGCCAGAGGAGGAGACCAGGCTCAGAGGCTAAGccagctgcccaaggtcacatagcttgttggcagcagagctgggttttgaagcCACTTGTGTCTTGATTCCACGTGTATTCCCCTTGTAAGAATCTCCAGTAGGTAAGGGAGACCCCGGTCCCAGGCTGAgcaggaaaaagggaagaagataGCTGTGAACCATGAGACCAAGGACATAAAGGCCCAAtgtggagagtggggaggggagaggtgagcAGGGGAAACAGGGAGGAGTGGGAGAACCTGGAAATGGTGGTTGTAAAAGAGCCTCAAGGGGTTGTGTTGGAAATGCAGTTACATCTATTAGAAATGGTGTAAATGTACCAAAGAGCATTAACACTGGGACCAGAGTCAGTATTACTCACCAAAGAGGGTGAACAGGAAAATCCTGAGGACTCCATGCCAGAGAGCCTGGAGGCTGGTTGGCCAACCAACATTGCGTGTGTTCTAAGTCCTCCTGTCTCAACACTAGCCAGACTCGAGTTTAACCCCAGTCTGCCTGTGTCTGTCCCCTGCAAAGCCATGTGGCTGTACCTGGCGGTCCTCGTGGGCCTGTACTATCTCCTGCGCTGGTACCGGGAGAGGCAGGTGGTGAGCCTCCTCCAGGACAAGTTCATCTTCATCACGGGCTGTGACTCGGGCTTCGGGAACCCACTGGCCAGGCAGCTGGATCTGCGAGGCTTGAGGGTACTGGATGCATGTCTGACGGAGCAGGGGGCCGAGCAGCTGAGGAGCCAGACATCAGACAGGCTGGAGACGGTGATCCTGGACGTCACCAAGACTGAGAGCATCACTGCGGCCGCCAAGTGGGTAAAGGAACATGTGAGGGACAGAGGTACCACCCAGATTTCTCAAGTCTGATTCCTCTCTGTGAAGTGGAGACCCCTTGACAGCTGCCTGGGGAGATTCCCAAGGTGTTTTCCAGGACTTGAAGTCCTCCCTGTGTTCTTCTCCTCATCCAGCTTACCAGCCAAGCCTCTTccatcccacctccacctcccaaaCTTGAGGCTCTGCAGTTTGGGGGAGAGTTTTCCCTGATGAGAATGCGTCCTTGTAGACTTTCTGTCTGgtgtcccctcctccctcagcagGAGGTCTGGGTTCCTTGATGCTGAGTGACCAGGGTGATCGGGGTGCACTTTTTGGAGGACGGGTGGAGATGGGCACTCTGGCTGGAAGACTGCatggggggctggggagcagcGCTGGAGCCGAGCTGAGTTCTCAGTACTTGGTCATGTTCTTGCTGGTGACCCCTAGTCATCCGACTTGTGTTTAAATGTCACGTATTTTTCAGATGTCGACACTGAGCTGTCAGGACTTTTCTAAGGAAGGTCAGAAAACTACTATGGagttactttctctctcttttatttttcgtttttctgtgtgtgtgtgagtgtgcgtgtgtgtgtgtgtgtgtgtgtgtgtgtgtgttttactgtAGTTCTGCCTGTGTTTTATGGTAGAAGGAAaggactttaatttcttttatctaaGTATAGATTTAAAACATGATCATtgtgaaaaatgggaaaagtacATGGATAAAAACCAAAGTTACCCCAAATCACGCCACCCGCAGATAAGTACTGATAACATTTTTACATACAGGATATTACATTTTGTACATAATTTGTATCCTAATTTTCCACTGAAAGAAGTTGAACAAATTTACACATAACAAAAATTTCttcaaaaacataataaataatgatCGAGAATGTTCCATACCTTAGAATAGCACTACTTAGTAAAAAGTACCTCATGGCGTGAATGTAATTGTTTCCCACATTTTATTCATTGGATTCAACGAAATGATGTCTTGGTAAACTTTCTACCCAACTCCCTACGTTGTAACCATGTATATTAGTTGGGTCTTTGGTGTCAAATATGGTGGGAGAATATATATTCTTACAAGGGCAGACTTGGTACTGAGCAGGGGAGGGACTAACTCTGTGTGTTAATAATTCTAACACCCTGTACCCAACTCCCCTGAACCTGCTCTTCTGCCCTGACTTCTATTAATTGGTTAGTGTTTAAATATTTGGTATGTGTCTCTGAGTCTTGCAGAGAGGTTTCCATGAAGCTTGGTGAACTGTGAACTGAGAGTCATGGGGTCAGAGTTGCCTCCTgtgtgggtgggagga
The Globicephala melas chromosome 10, mGloMel1.2, whole genome shotgun sequence genome window above contains:
- the LOC115850599 gene encoding retinol dehydrogenase 16-like isoform X2, which codes for MWLYLAVLVGLYYLLRWYRERQVVSLLQDKFVFITGCDSGFGNLLARQLDLRGLRVLAACLTEQGAEQLRNQTSDRLETVILDVTKTESIAAAAEWVKERVGDRGLWGLVNNAGICTPMAPNEWLTKQDFVKMLDVNLLGMIEVTLSLLPLVRKARGRVVNVSSVMGRVSLFGGGYCMSKYGVEAFSDSLRRELSYFGVKVAMIEPGYFMTNMTSPEVFNGSLQASWDQASPEIKELYGEKFVADFMKTSNLLTPSWSGNLSLMTNCMEHALTSCHPRTRYSAGWDAKFFYLPVSYMPTFLVDLMMYWGAPRPAKAL
- the LOC115850599 gene encoding retinol dehydrogenase 16-like isoform X1; this translates as MWLYLAVLVGLYYLLRWYRERQVVSLLQDKFVFITGCDSGFGNLLARQLDLRGLRVLAACLTEQGAEQLRNQTSDRLETVILDVTKTESIAAAAEWVKERVGDRGLWGLVNNAGICTPMAPNEWLTKQDFVKMLDVNLLGMIEVTLSLLPLVRKARGRVVNVSSVMGRVSLFGGGYCMSKYGVEAFSDSLRRELSYFGVKVAMIEPGYFMTNMTSPEVFNGSLQASWDQASPEIKELYGEKFVNILDGVSFWTVMKTSNLLTPSWSGNLSLMTNCMEHALTSCHPRTRYSAGWDAKFFYLPVSYMPTFLVDLMMYWGAPRPAKAL